The Breoghania sp. genome has a segment encoding these proteins:
- a CDS encoding formate dehydrogenase subunit alpha, with the protein MLRKKVNGTAERAPLATALRDVAAGAIDRRSFLKRSGLTVGGLAAVSGLSSGMVRKAEAAEPSSGDTKTLKTVCTHCSVGCTVLAEVQDGVWTGQEPGFDSPFNLGSHCAKGASVREHAHGERRLKYPTKLVNGKWQRISWDEAIAEVGDKLLEIRESSGPDSVYWLGSAKHSNEQAYLMRKFAAFWGTNNVDHQARICHSTTVAGVANTWGYGAMTNSYNDIHNSKAIFVIGGNPAEAHPVSLLHLLKCKEENNAPLIVCDPRFTRTAAHATEYVRFRPGSDVALVWGLLWHIFENGWEDREFIRQRVWGMDEVKNEIKKWTPEETERVTGVPGSQLKRVARTLVNNRPGTVIWCMGGTQHTNGNNNTRAYCILQLALGNMGKAGGGTNIFRGHDNVQGATDLGVLADTLPGYYGLSNGAWKHWARVWDVDFDYLYGRFALSGEKDADGKDKSMINATGIPVSRWFDGVLEAKENIEQPDNVKGMVFWGHAPNSQTRLPDMKKAMEKLDILVVIDPYPTVSAILSDRTDGVYLLPATTQFETYGSVTASNRSLQWRQKIVEPLFESKPDHTIMHMFAEKFGFADEMFKHIEVKDGEPLVEDLTREFNKGMWTIGYTGQSPERLKLHMENQYTFDRTTLRANGGPCDGDFYGLPWPSWGTAEMGHPGTANLYDTSIPVAEGGLCFRARFGVERNGENLLAEGSWPVGSEIEDGYPEFTMAMLIKLGWDKDLTPYERRMIEWVAGLLEARPDDAEVGETSQTGDIPSDYDTKVGGVNWKTDLSGGIQRVAIKHGCAPFGNAKARAVVWTFPDPIPLHREPLYTNRRDLLDKYATYEDKTFWRLPTLYKSIQENDFSKDFPIILTSGRLVEYEGGGDETRSNPWLAELQQDMFCEINPMDANNVGVRDGEMIWVHGPEGGKVKVKAMITERVGKGVAFMPFHFGGWYQGEDLRSKYPSGADPYVLGESTNTAQTYGYDSVTQMQETKATLCRIERA; encoded by the coding sequence ATGCTCAGGAAGAAGGTAAACGGCACAGCCGAGCGCGCGCCACTGGCGACCGCCCTGCGCGATGTGGCTGCTGGAGCCATCGATCGCCGCAGTTTCCTCAAGCGCTCCGGTCTGACCGTCGGCGGTCTGGCCGCGGTATCCGGCCTGTCCAGCGGCATGGTTCGCAAGGCTGAGGCGGCAGAGCCTTCCTCCGGCGACACAAAGACCCTGAAGACGGTCTGCACACACTGCTCGGTCGGCTGCACGGTTCTGGCAGAGGTTCAGGACGGTGTTTGGACCGGGCAGGAGCCTGGCTTCGACAGCCCCTTCAATCTCGGCTCGCACTGCGCCAAGGGGGCCTCGGTGCGCGAGCATGCCCACGGTGAGCGACGTCTGAAATATCCGACCAAGCTCGTCAACGGCAAGTGGCAGCGTATCTCGTGGGACGAGGCGATCGCCGAAGTCGGCGACAAGCTGCTTGAGATCCGCGAAAGCTCCGGTCCCGACAGCGTCTACTGGCTGGGCTCGGCCAAACACTCCAACGAGCAAGCCTACCTGATGCGCAAGTTCGCGGCCTTCTGGGGCACGAACAATGTCGACCATCAGGCCCGTATCTGTCACTCCACCACGGTCGCAGGTGTCGCCAACACCTGGGGCTATGGCGCGATGACGAACTCCTACAACGACATCCACAATTCGAAGGCGATTTTCGTCATCGGCGGCAACCCGGCCGAGGCCCATCCGGTCTCGCTGTTGCACCTGCTGAAGTGCAAGGAAGAGAACAACGCGCCGTTGATCGTCTGCGACCCGCGCTTCACCCGTACCGCGGCGCATGCCACCGAATATGTCCGGTTCCGTCCCGGTTCCGACGTGGCGCTGGTCTGGGGCCTCCTTTGGCACATTTTTGAAAACGGTTGGGAAGACCGGGAGTTCATCCGCCAGCGCGTCTGGGGCATGGACGAGGTCAAGAACGAGATCAAGAAGTGGACCCCGGAAGAGACCGAGCGCGTCACCGGCGTTCCCGGTTCCCAGCTCAAGCGTGTTGCGCGCACACTGGTCAACAACCGTCCCGGCACCGTCATCTGGTGCATGGGCGGCACCCAGCACACCAACGGCAACAACAACACCCGCGCCTACTGTATCCTGCAGCTTGCGCTGGGCAATATGGGCAAGGCCGGTGGGGGCACCAACATCTTCCGCGGCCATGACAACGTGCAGGGCGCGACCGATCTGGGCGTTCTCGCCGACACGTTGCCCGGCTATTACGGCCTGAGCAACGGCGCTTGGAAGCACTGGGCGCGCGTCTGGGACGTCGATTTCGATTATCTCTATGGCCGCTTCGCGCTGAGTGGCGAGAAGGACGCCGACGGCAAAGACAAGTCGATGATCAACGCCACCGGCATCCCGGTCTCGCGCTGGTTCGACGGCGTTCTGGAAGCCAAGGAAAACATCGAGCAGCCGGACAACGTGAAGGGCATGGTCTTCTGGGGGCATGCGCCGAACTCGCAGACGCGTCTGCCGGACATGAAAAAGGCGATGGAGAAGCTCGACATCCTCGTGGTGATCGATCCCTATCCCACCGTTTCGGCGATCCTGTCGGATCGCACCGATGGCGTCTACCTGCTTCCCGCGACGACCCAGTTCGAGACCTATGGGTCCGTCACCGCGTCGAACCGATCCCTTCAGTGGCGCCAGAAGATCGTGGAGCCGCTGTTTGAATCCAAGCCCGACCACACGATCATGCACATGTTCGCCGAGAAGTTCGGCTTCGCGGACGAGATGTTCAAGCATATCGAGGTCAAGGACGGCGAGCCGCTGGTGGAAGACCTCACCCGCGAGTTCAACAAGGGCATGTGGACCATCGGCTATACCGGCCAGTCACCGGAGCGTCTGAAGCTCCACATGGAAAATCAATACACCTTCGACCGCACCACGCTCAGGGCGAATGGCGGTCCCTGCGACGGCGATTTCTACGGTTTGCCGTGGCCGTCATGGGGCACGGCGGAAATGGGCCATCCCGGCACCGCCAACCTCTATGACACCTCCATCCCTGTGGCGGAAGGCGGCCTTTGCTTCCGCGCCCGTTTCGGCGTGGAGCGCAACGGCGAGAACCTGCTGGCGGAAGGCTCCTGGCCCGTCGGCTCGGAGATCGAGGACGGCTACCCGGAATTCACCATGGCCATGCTGATTAAGCTCGGCTGGGACAAGGACCTGACGCCCTACGAGCGCAGGATGATCGAATGGGTGGCCGGCCTCCTCGAAGCCCGTCCGGACGATGCAGAGGTTGGTGAGACCTCGCAGACTGGCGACATTCCGTCCGATTACGACACCAAGGTCGGTGGCGTGAACTGGAAGACGGATCTGTCCGGTGGCATCCAGCGCGTCGCGATCAAGCACGGCTGCGCACCCTTCGGCAACGCCAAGGCGCGTGCGGTGGTCTGGACCTTCCCGGATCCGATCCCGCTGCACCGCGAGCCGCTCTACACCAACCGGCGCGATCTGCTCGACAAATACGCGACCTATGAGGACAAGACCTTCTGGCGCTTGCCCACGCTCTACAAGTCGATCCAGGAGAATGACTTCTCGAAGGATTTCCCGATCATCCTGACCTCGGGCCGGCTGGTCGAATATGAGGGCGGCGGCGACGAGACGCGCTCCAACCCGTGGCTCGCCGAGCTTCAGCAGGACATGTTCTGCGAGATCAACCCGATGGACGCCAACAATGTCGGCGTACGCGACGGTGAGATGATCTGGGTCCACGGTCCGGAAGGCGGCAAGGTGAAAGTCAAGGCGATGATCACCGAGCGCGTGGGCAAGGGCGTGGC
- a CDS encoding twin-arginine translocation signal domain-containing protein encodes MSVDGSKKLDANEIDDNAARTDRRGFLKLASLGTLAGGAAVITGADAGAAEAVEEGRPGGYRVTEHVKRAYETARF; translated from the coding sequence ATGTCCGTGGATGGTTCGAAAAAGCTGGACGCGAATGAAATCGACGACAACGCGGCGCGGACGGATCGTCGTGGCTTCCTCAAGCTTGCCAGCCTTGGAACCCTGGCCGGTGGCGCGGCGGTGATTACGGGCGCGGATGCGGGGGCTGCCGAGGCCGTGGAAGAGGGCCGTCCCGGTGGCTACCGGGTGACTGAACACGTCAAGCGCGCCTACGAGACGGCCCGCTTCTAG
- a CDS encoding molecular chaperone TorD family protein, with protein MRARLYGLVARLLSAPPDTAMLADLARLTGDASDLGRPLGVMAALARECSPDALSPNEQASDRLAREYHDLFIGLGRGELLPYASYYLTGFLNEKPLARLRARMKELGIERDPSVREPEDHMAAILDMMAGLIVGRFGNPADLATQKAFFTAHLADWGPYFFRDLEKAQAAHFYAPLGTLGRVFLGIEQSGFEMVD; from the coding sequence ATGCGCGCTCGTCTCTACGGGCTCGTCGCGCGTTTGCTTTCCGCGCCGCCTGACACCGCGATGCTTGCCGACCTTGCGCGCCTGACAGGCGATGCGAGCGATCTGGGGCGTCCGCTTGGGGTGATGGCCGCTTTGGCGCGCGAATGCTCGCCGGATGCGCTGTCGCCAAACGAGCAGGCGAGCGACCGTTTGGCGCGCGAATACCATGATCTCTTCATTGGTCTGGGGCGTGGTGAGCTGCTTCCCTATGCGTCCTACTATCTCACCGGGTTCTTGAACGAAAAGCCGCTGGCCCGCCTTCGCGCCCGAATGAAGGAGCTCGGCATTGAGCGGGATCCTTCAGTGCGTGAGCCGGAAGATCACATGGCCGCCATTCTGGACATGATGGCCGGGCTGATTGTCGGCCGGTTCGGAAATCCTGCCGACCTCGCCACCCAGAAAGCCTTCTTCACGGCGCATCTGGCTGACTGGGGGCCTTACTTTTTCCGCGATCTCGAAAAAGCTCAAGCCGCGCACTTTTACGCGCCGCTTGGAACGCTGGGGCGCGTGTTCCTCGGCATCGAACAATCTGGGTTCGAGATGGTTGACTGA
- the apbC gene encoding iron-sulfur cluster carrier protein ApbC, with the protein MADVTKEAVLQRLSMVKGPDLESDIVSLGLVSDIFISDGRVIFSITVPSERAQELEPLRQAAERIVSEIPGVGKVMVALTAEKKPGSPSPAPAAAPVRPAPSAAQAGSVPPPMAGRSGPAAQGNSEKPGVPGVGAIIAVASGKGGVGKSTTAVNLALALKANGLKVGILDADIYGPSLPRLLHLTGRPEPVSGRVLKPLEGYGLKVMSMGFLVEEETPMIWRGPMVMSALTQMLREVAWGELDALVVDMPPGTGDAQLTMAQQVPLAGAVIVSTPQDLALIDARKGLNMFRKVDVPVLGIVENMSYFLCPSCGERSDIFGHGGARAEAEKLGVPFLGEVPLHMEIRARSDAGTPVVVSEPDGPHAALYREIATKVWEEVARNRQDGAQAAPAIVFD; encoded by the coding sequence ATGGCTGACGTGACCAAGGAAGCAGTGCTGCAACGGCTTTCCATGGTGAAGGGGCCGGATCTGGAAAGCGACATCGTCTCGCTCGGTCTGGTCTCCGACATTTTCATTTCCGATGGGCGGGTGATCTTCTCCATCACCGTTCCCTCCGAGCGCGCTCAGGAACTGGAGCCGCTGCGTCAGGCCGCAGAGCGGATCGTTTCCGAGATCCCGGGTGTCGGCAAGGTCATGGTGGCATTGACGGCTGAGAAGAAACCGGGCTCGCCGTCGCCGGCTCCCGCCGCAGCGCCGGTGCGCCCCGCGCCTTCCGCCGCGCAGGCCGGCAGCGTGCCGCCGCCGATGGCCGGAAGGAGTGGGCCGGCCGCACAAGGCAATTCTGAGAAGCCGGGCGTTCCCGGTGTTGGTGCGATCATTGCCGTCGCATCCGGCAAGGGCGGCGTGGGCAAATCCACCACCGCTGTCAATCTGGCGCTTGCGCTGAAGGCGAACGGCCTCAAGGTCGGCATTCTCGATGCCGATATCTACGGCCCCTCGTTGCCGCGCCTTCTTCATCTCACCGGTCGCCCAGAGCCCGTATCGGGCCGCGTTCTCAAGCCGCTTGAGGGCTACGGTTTGAAGGTCATGTCCATGGGGTTCCTCGTGGAGGAGGAAACCCCGATGATCTGGCGCGGGCCCATGGTCATGTCGGCTCTCACGCAGATGTTGCGCGAGGTCGCGTGGGGCGAGCTTGACGCGCTTGTCGTCGACATGCCTCCTGGAACCGGCGATGCTCAGCTCACCATGGCTCAGCAGGTGCCGCTGGCCGGCGCCGTCATCGTCTCCACGCCGCAGGATTTGGCGCTGATCGATGCCCGCAAGGGCCTCAACATGTTCCGAAAGGTCGATGTGCCTGTCCTCGGTATCGTGGAGAACATGAGTTACTTCCTGTGCCCTTCCTGCGGTGAGCGGTCCGACATATTCGGTCATGGCGGCGCGCGCGCCGAGGCCGAAAAACTGGGTGTCCCGTTCCTTGGTGAGGTTCCGCTTCACATGGAAATCCGGGCGCGCTCGGACGCGGGCACCCCTGTTGTCGTATCCGAGCCCGACGGTCCGCATGCCGCGCTCTATCGCGAGATTGCGACCAAGGTCTGGGAAGAGGTTGCACGAAACAGGCAGGACGGCGCGCAGGCCGCCCCTGCCATTGTGTTCGACTGA
- the mntR gene encoding manganese-binding transcriptional regulator MntR, producing MAANSHVNDGGKVLVDEAKHRAGFCKVRAARRSELAEDYIELIDDLLTHQGEARQVDIAARLGVTQPTVAKMLRRLAEEGLLETRRYRGIFLTERGRAMADASRLRHEIVERFLLALGVDPDTARIDSEGMEHHVSAGTLAAMRRFLGE from the coding sequence ATGGCTGCAAACTCGCACGTGAACGATGGCGGAAAGGTTCTCGTCGACGAAGCCAAGCATCGGGCGGGGTTTTGCAAGGTCCGCGCCGCGCGCCGCAGCGAGTTGGCCGAAGATTACATCGAACTGATCGATGACCTTCTGACCCATCAGGGCGAAGCGCGGCAGGTTGATATCGCCGCGCGTCTCGGGGTGACCCAGCCGACAGTTGCCAAGATGCTGCGTCGTCTTGCTGAAGAAGGCCTTTTGGAGACCCGACGCTATCGCGGCATATTCCTGACCGAAAGAGGGCGCGCCATGGCGGATGCGTCTCGCCTTCGCCACGAGATCGTGGAACGCTTCCTGCTGGCCCTTGGTGTCGATCCCGATACCGCGCGCATCGATTCCGAGGGAATGGAGCACCATGTTTCTGCCGGGACCCTTGCCGCGATGCGTCGTTTTCTTGGCGAATAG
- a CDS encoding Nramp family divalent metal transporter has product MNLSQRTTEDIRAALSGEKRGSALLFAGPAIIASIAYMDPGNFATNIQAGARYGYALLWVVLAANLIAMLFQSLSAKLGIATGLNLAEICRARFPRPVVWFMWGASEIAAMATDLAEFLGGAIGLALLVNMPLIWGMVVTAIVTYAILLFERSGFRTMELIIGSLVTLIGACYVVELFIAPVQWGSAASGIVSFQIPDAFALTIAVGIVGATVMPHALFLHSGLTQHRAGRVTVEQKRKLLRFSNREVIIALAIAGLVNMAMVIMAAAAFHLGHSDVAEIETAYHTLTPLLGAAAAAVFLISLIASGISSSVVGTMAGQLIMQGFTGMRIPVWLRRLITMVPAFVIIAMGADATMALVVSQVILSLVLPIPMVALVLVTGKRSVMGEFRNSRLTQGAAIAGTLLVLSLNAILLTQIFGLPIPFLD; this is encoded by the coding sequence ATGAACCTCTCCCAGCGCACCACGGAAGACATTCGCGCGGCCCTTTCGGGTGAAAAGCGCGGCTCTGCGCTCTTGTTTGCCGGACCGGCCATCATCGCCTCCATCGCCTACATGGATCCGGGCAATTTCGCCACGAACATCCAGGCCGGCGCACGGTACGGCTACGCGCTTTTGTGGGTGGTTCTGGCGGCGAACCTGATTGCCATGCTGTTCCAGTCGTTGTCGGCCAAACTCGGCATTGCCACGGGATTGAACCTGGCGGAAATCTGCCGTGCGCGGTTTCCCCGACCCGTCGTCTGGTTCATGTGGGGGGCCAGCGAAATCGCGGCGATGGCGACGGATCTCGCGGAGTTCCTCGGCGGCGCCATCGGGCTGGCGCTGCTGGTCAACATGCCGCTGATCTGGGGCATGGTGGTGACCGCAATCGTGACCTATGCGATCCTGCTGTTCGAACGCTCGGGCTTTCGCACCATGGAACTGATCATCGGTTCGCTGGTGACCCTGATCGGAGCCTGCTACGTGGTCGAACTGTTCATTGCCCCCGTGCAATGGGGATCGGCGGCGAGCGGGATCGTAAGCTTCCAGATCCCGGACGCCTTTGCGCTGACAATCGCCGTCGGCATCGTCGGCGCGACAGTGATGCCACACGCGCTGTTCCTGCATTCGGGCCTGACACAGCACCGCGCAGGCCGCGTGACGGTGGAGCAGAAACGCAAGCTTTTGCGGTTCTCAAACCGCGAGGTGATCATTGCGTTGGCAATTGCCGGGCTGGTGAACATGGCGATGGTGATCATGGCGGCCGCCGCTTTTCACCTCGGCCATTCAGATGTGGCCGAAATCGAAACCGCCTATCACACCCTGACACCGCTTTTGGGTGCGGCGGCAGCCGCCGTCTTCCTGATTTCCCTGATCGCATCGGGCATTTCCAGCTCGGTGGTCGGCACGATGGCGGGCCAATTGATCATGCAGGGCTTCACAGGAATGCGCATTCCGGTCTGGCTCAGACGATTGATTACCATGGTGCCCGCCTTCGTCATCATCGCGATGGGCGCCGATGCCACGATGGCGCTGGTGGTCAGTCAGGTGATCCTGTCACTGGTGCTGCCCATTCCGATGGTCGCTCTGGTTCTTGTCACCGGAAAACGCTCCGTGATGGGAGAATTCCGCAACAGCCGGCTTACACAAGGCGCGGCAATCGCCGGAACATTGCTCGTCCTCTCGCTCAATGCGATCTTGCTGACGCAGATATTTGGATTGCCGATCCCGTTTCTGGACTGA
- a CDS encoding NUDIX hydrolase, with translation MNTFFKVLAAAIRPSTLAPAPKMKRKRQYAALPVRMKDGKLEVLLITSRGTGRWIIPKGWPKKQRSPHKLALLEAYEEAGIRGKIERLEIGHYDYIKWIDEHHSVACRVGVFVMKVRDMLDKWPEMNERKRRWVSPEEASDLVDEPQLSALLASLHAQKITQKPLKSA, from the coding sequence ATGAACACATTCTTCAAAGTCCTTGCCGCCGCCATACGACCGTCCACACTGGCCCCTGCTCCGAAGATGAAACGGAAGCGGCAATATGCGGCGCTGCCGGTGCGTATGAAGGATGGAAAGCTCGAAGTTCTCCTGATCACAAGCCGAGGCACCGGTCGGTGGATCATCCCCAAGGGATGGCCGAAGAAACAACGCTCTCCCCACAAGCTGGCGCTGCTTGAGGCCTACGAGGAAGCGGGCATTCGCGGCAAGATCGAGCGTCTGGAGATCGGACACTACGACTATATCAAGTGGATCGACGAGCATCACAGCGTGGCGTGCCGAGTCGGCGTCTTCGTGATGAAAGTCCGCGACATGCTCGACAAATGGCCCGAGATGAACGAACGCAAACGTCGCTGGGTCTCTCCCGAGGAGGCCTCAGACTTGGTCGATGAGCCGCAATTGTCGGCGCTTCTGGCGAGCCTTCATGCGCAGAAAATCACACAAAAGCCACTTAAGTCGGCGTGA
- a CDS encoding inorganic phosphate transporter — MRKTSLDKDLNKFLTLDIARRSVSSRLTAPGVAILFIVVVGLYAGLTLGISDTTLFIMIAAMLGGYMALTIGANDVANNVGPAVGARALTLVGALIIAAICETAGALLAGGDVVATISKGIIDPVAVADRNIFMWAMMAALFSSAVWVHLATWIGAPVSTTHSVVGGVMGAGVAAVGFSAVNWATMSAIVASWVISPLMGGVIAALFLAVIKINIVYQDDKIAAARKWVPLLMAVMAGAFTSYLCMKGLRKIWHPTTYEIVGISFSVLVLTYIASKPWVYYQSQGMENRNQSLRKLFHVPLIAAAALLSFAHGANDVANAVGPLAAIVHTIQFGDVSSKVHIPIWIMVLGGMGISLGLLLYGPRIIRMVGEQITKMNPMRAYCVSLSAATTVIVASALGLPVSSTHIAVGAVFGVGFFREYYTAHSKRRREYVRKKGRGGSDLWDEKLASPDELQRRKLVRRAHFTTIIAAWVITVPAAAALSASIYYLSLLIR; from the coding sequence ATGCGCAAGACCTCTCTCGACAAGGATCTAAACAAGTTTCTGACCCTGGACATCGCCCGGCGGTCGGTTTCCTCCCGTCTGACGGCTCCGGGTGTCGCGATCCTTTTCATCGTGGTTGTCGGCCTTTATGCCGGCCTGACACTGGGCATCTCCGATACCACGCTGTTCATCATGATCGCCGCGATGCTGGGCGGCTACATGGCCCTGACCATTGGCGCGAATGATGTGGCCAACAATGTGGGCCCGGCCGTGGGCGCTCGCGCCCTGACGCTTGTCGGCGCGTTGATCATTGCCGCCATCTGCGAAACCGCGGGGGCGCTGCTGGCCGGTGGCGACGTCGTGGCGACCATATCCAAGGGTATCATTGATCCTGTTGCCGTAGCCGACAGGAACATCTTCATGTGGGCGATGATGGCGGCACTGTTTTCGTCCGCCGTGTGGGTCCATCTGGCAACATGGATCGGGGCCCCCGTCTCCACGACGCATTCTGTTGTTGGCGGCGTCATGGGCGCAGGTGTCGCAGCCGTCGGCTTTTCCGCGGTCAACTGGGCCACGATGAGCGCCATCGTGGCGAGCTGGGTGATCTCTCCGCTCATGGGCGGCGTCATCGCGGCCCTGTTTCTGGCCGTCATCAAGATCAACATCGTCTATCAGGACGACAAGATTGCGGCGGCGCGCAAATGGGTGCCGTTGCTCATGGCCGTCATGGCCGGCGCCTTCACCAGCTATCTTTGCATGAAGGGCCTGCGCAAGATTTGGCACCCCACCACCTATGAAATCGTCGGGATCTCCTTCTCCGTTCTGGTGTTGACCTATATCGCTTCCAAGCCGTGGGTCTATTACCAATCGCAGGGGATGGAGAACCGCAACCAGTCGCTGCGCAAGCTCTTCCATGTCCCACTGATCGCTGCAGCCGCCCTGCTCTCCTTCGCGCATGGCGCCAATGATGTCGCCAATGCCGTCGGCCCGCTGGCGGCCATCGTCCATACGATCCAGTTTGGCGACGTATCCTCCAAGGTGCACATCCCGATCTGGATCATGGTGCTGGGCGGGATGGGTATTTCGCTGGGGCTATTGCTGTATGGGCCGCGCATCATCCGCATGGTCGGCGAGCAGATCACCAAGATGAACCCCATGCGCGCCTATTGCGTGTCGCTGTCGGCGGCAACCACAGTGATCGTGGCTTCCGCGCTGGGCCTGCCGGTTTCCTCCACCCATATCGCGGTTGGGGCGGTTTTCGGGGTCGGCTTCTTCCGTGAGTATTACACCGCCCACAGCAAGCGGCGGCGGGAATATGTCCGCAAGAAGGGCCGCGGCGGATCGGATCTGTGGGACGAAAAGCTCGCCTCGCCGGACGAGTTGCAGCGCCGCAAGCTGGTGCGCCGCGCGCATTTCACCACCATCATCGCCGCGTGGGTGATCACCGTCCCCGCAGCCGCCGCCCTTTCCGCCTCCATCTATTACCTGTCGCTGCTGATCCGCTGA
- the arfB gene encoding alternative ribosome rescue aminoacyl-tRNA hydrolase ArfB: MIAITDKIAIEDDEIEEVFIRSAGPGGQNVNKVSSAVQLRFDIRHSPSLPDYVKSKAETLAGSRLTKDGVIVIQAMRFRTQEQNRADAMERLVELLQKAAERQAYRVKTKPTRASKKRRMDSKTKRGAVKKLRSGKIGTD, from the coding sequence ATGATCGCGATCACCGACAAAATCGCCATCGAAGATGACGAGATCGAGGAAGTCTTCATCAGATCCGCGGGACCGGGCGGCCAGAACGTCAACAAGGTTTCAAGCGCGGTGCAGCTGCGCTTCGACATCCGCCATTCCCCCTCACTTCCAGACTATGTGAAGAGCAAGGCGGAAACGCTTGCCGGATCGCGGCTGACCAAGGATGGGGTGATCGTCATTCAGGCCATGCGCTTCCGCACACAAGAGCAGAACCGCGCCGACGCGATGGAGCGGCTTGTGGAGCTTCTGCAAAAGGCGGCGGAACGTCAGGCCTATCGGGTCAAGACCAAGCCCACGCGCGCCTCAAAGAAGCGTCGTATGGACAGCAAGACAAAGCGTGGGGCGGTGAAGAAACTAAGGTCCGGCAAGATCGGCACGGACTGA
- a CDS encoding acetamidase/formamidase family protein, with amino-acid sequence MAAVERDVSAAAPAKRSVMVDTFTNGVLDPEQPMLGPVQDGGTIIANTAPGCWGPMITPRLRGGHEVTRPVAVEGAEPGDAIALRIRDITVTSLATASGHDSSPEGYFLGDPYVAARCPTCDKLWPETHVEGIGQKSVICDTCGNPVTPFQFEHGYTVAFDDTRAVGLTLPKKAADEIAHEAPHYAALPDNSAQHPVLTFAPSDMAGVMIRMRPFLGQLGSTPSKAMPDSHNAGDFGSALIGAPHPYALTAEELAQHRTDGHMDIDAVRAGSILVVPVKTAGGGIYIGDMHAAQGDGEIAGHTMDVAGSVTMQVEVVKGRTLEGPVLFPLVEDLPPLARPFSEAEKVKARGLAKRWGVDKVEESAPISVIGTGPDLNAATTCGLNRAARLLDMTVAEVMNRATINGAIEIGREPGVVQVTFLAPMSKLEAAGLAAFAREQYGA; translated from the coding sequence ATGGCAGCAGTCGAACGCGACGTTTCCGCAGCAGCGCCGGCCAAGCGCAGCGTGATGGTCGACACCTTCACCAATGGTGTCCTCGATCCCGAGCAGCCGATGCTGGGCCCCGTCCAGGACGGCGGCACCATCATCGCCAATACCGCGCCAGGCTGCTGGGGGCCGATGATCACCCCGCGCCTGCGCGGCGGCCACGAGGTCACCCGCCCGGTGGCGGTGGAGGGCGCCGAGCCCGGCGATGCCATCGCTCTCAGGATCCGCGATATCACCGTGACCTCGCTCGCCACCGCGTCTGGCCATGACAGCTCGCCTGAGGGCTACTTCCTGGGCGACCCATACGTCGCCGCCCGCTGCCCCACCTGCGACAAGCTCTGGCCGGAAACCCATGTTGAGGGCATCGGACAGAAGTCGGTCATCTGCGATACCTGCGGCAACCCGGTGACCCCCTTCCAGTTCGAGCATGGCTACACGGTCGCCTTTGACGATACGCGTGCCGTGGGCCTGACCCTGCCGAAAAAGGCGGCCGACGAGATCGCCCATGAGGCTCCGCACTACGCGGCGCTGCCGGACAATTCGGCCCAGCACCCGGTCCTGACCTTTGCGCCCTCCGACATGGCCGGCGTGATGATCCGCATGCGGCCCTTCCTCGGTCAGCTCGGGTCCACACCGTCCAAGGCCATGCCTGACAGCCACAACGCGGGCGATTTCGGCTCTGCCCTCATCGGCGCGCCGCATCCCTATGCGCTGACGGCGGAGGAACTCGCCCAGCATCGGACCGACGGTCACATGGACATCGACGCCGTGCGCGCCGGCTCCATCCTTGTCGTGCCGGTCAAGACAGCCGGTGGTGGCATCTATATCGGCGACATGCACGCCGCGCAGGGCGACGGCGAGATTGCTGGCCATACGATGGATGTCGCCGGCTCCGTCACCATGCAGGTGGAAGTGGTGAAGGGTCGCACGCTTGAAGGCCCGGTGCTGTTCCCGCTGGTTGAGGATCTGCCGCCGCTCGCAAGGCCTTTCTCGGAGGCGGAAAAGGTCAAGGCCCGTGGTCTGGCCAAGCGCTGGGGCGTCGATAAGGTTGAGGAAAGCGCGCCGATCTCCGTCATCGGCACCGGCCCGGACCTGAATGCGGCCACGACCTGCGGTCTCAACCGCGCGGCCCGGCTTCTCGACATGACGGTTGCAGAGGTGATGAACCGCGCCACGATCAACGGCGCCATCGAAATCGGCCGCGAGCCGGGTGTCGTCCAGGTGACCTTCCTTGCTCCGATGTCGAAGCTTGAGGCCGCTGGCCTTGCGGCCTTCGCGCGCGAACAATATGGCGCCTGA